TTTCCTTCTGATCGCGGGAGACGCCGAGGCGCAGCGAACTTCCGGCGGGCGACGATGGTGTTTGCTGACGCAGCGCAGCCGTGTCCGCCGTCTTCGCGTCATTGACGGAAAGAATGACATCATTCTTCCGCAGCCCCGCTTGGGCGAGCGCTGAACCTGCTGGGATTTCGAGAACCAAAACTCCCGTCACGCCGGGCAGACCAAACGCGGACATCTCGCCTTCGCTGGTAATGTTGCGCACGCGAGTGCCGAGCCAGGTCACGGGATCGGCGGCGCGGGTGATGGGCGCGGACCCTTCGGTGATCTTCGCCTGAGGCAACTGCGGGGTGCGCGCGATGGCTTTGAGCGCCGGTTTTCGCACGCCGAATTGATCCATCGGAAAATTCACAAAGCCGAGCGCCAGGGCAGGGGAGCCGACCTTCACCCGATAGTCACCACGCACGGGATCGACAAAGCGGGCGTCGGCCACGATGGAATGTGGATCGCGTCCGCTTTGCTCCTGTAGCCGGGTCGCGGGCTGGTTCTTCGTTGCTCCGGGAACATGCACGAGATTAAAATCCATTTCCTCGCCCCAGGGTGGTGGCGGCATGTTGGCGGGGCGATAATCGGTCCAGACGATGTTTCGGCGGAAGATGTCGCCACACTCCGCATACCAGACGTGTGGATCGTAGCCGCCATCCACGAGGATGTTGTTTTCGACGACGCGCTTGAATCCCTCGCGGTTTTTAATGCCGCCGCGCAGGCAGAGGTTGTTTTTGATGACGTAATTCGACGAGCCGTCGTCGAGGTCAATGTCCCAGCCGTGGTCGCAGCGCCAGCGGTTGTTCGCGAGCACGATGGGCTTCACCACGTCGAGCAGAGGCAACTTGGGCGCTTGCTTCACCCATGCGTTGACCTCATCAATGTTAGGACGCCAGAAACGGTCGCGGCCCCACGAGTTGAAGGAGCCGTGGTCGCCGGTTTCTTTCACGGTGTCGAAGATGTCGCAAAACTCAATGACGTGCCCGCCCCAGCAGCCGTCGCCGATGTTGATGCCGGAGCGCGGCATGTCGTAGATCGAGCAGTGGCGGACGGTGATGCTCTGAGCGAGATCAATCTCCACGCCGGCGGTCTGCTTCTCGACGCGCCCGGTCAGATGGATCAGGCAATCCTCCACCAGGCAGTCCGCCGGGTAGTTGTTGCCCTTCGGTCCGGGCGTGCGGTCAATTTTGTCGAGGTCCTGAACTTGATAATAGTTGAAGAGCGGACTGCGCGCCGCCTGCGGGTCGCCGACGAAACAAATTCCACTCGCGCCCGCCTTGGCGATTTGCGTGCCGAGAATGCTCACGCGGCGGTTGTAATTATTGACGAACACCGCGTTGCCGCCGACCTGATCGATGAAGCTGTCCAGCAGCGCGCAATCCTCCGCGCCATTGAAGAAAATCGCCCCGCCACGATAGATCGCCCAGTCCGAACGCAGCAGCGGCTCGCGCGTGTCCATGACCGTGCGCGCCGCCTGACGGAAAACCAGTCCGCGCAGTGCGATCCATTTCACCGGATGCGCCTCGTCGCCGTGAAACTCCACCAGCGTCCGCAGGCGGGTGGCTTCCACGATGGCTTTCGTCAGATCGAGCCCGGCGGGCGGATAAAAATACAGCGTGTGCGTTTTGGAATTCAGAAACCACTCTCCCGGAGCGTCCAGTTCCTCGAAGATGTTTTCCACGAAGCGGACTTGCTCGTGCGCCGCCGCACCGCGGTTGTTCTGCCAGCCGCCTTCGAGCTGAGGGTTGCCGTCGGCGTCCTTGCCGGTGATGCGCCAGGTGAAGTCCCCCCAGAACGCCGGGTGCATGGCGTGATAATAGCCGCCCGCCGGATCCGACCAACGGGCCGCGCGTTCCTTGGAAATGGCGTCAGGCGCGAATCCGTCGAAGTATTTCGCATTGGGATCGAAGTTCGGATAACGCGCCAGAATCTGCCGCTCGCCGTTGATGAAAATCTCCTCCGTCTGCAAGTCCTCCGGGACTTGCGTCTGAAAAACTCCATTGGTGGACGGCTGCCACTTCAGCCCGTCGAGCCGGACGCCGCCGCCGATGACCGGCTGCTCGTCCTTGTAATTTTGAAAAAGCACCGGCTTGTCCTTCGTGCCGGAATCTTGCGCAGTGAACACCAGCGGCGCGGGCAGATAGTAAGTGCCGCCGCGCAGCATGACTTCGCCACCTTTTCCGCGCACCGCCTGTTGCGCGCGTTGCAGCGTGGCGAACGGCTTTTCCAGCGTGCCGGGATTCGCGTCGTCGCCC
This genomic stretch from Chthoniobacterales bacterium harbors:
- a CDS encoding PDZ domain-containing protein translates to MRPPPFRAMKLIILTLALASACVCNAQPYFVSPSGDDANPGTLEKPFATLQRAQQAVRGKGGEVMLRGGTYYLPAPLVFTAQDSGTKDKPVLFQNYKDEQPVIGGGVRLDGLKWQPSTNGVFQTQVPEDLQTEEIFINGERQILARYPNFDPNAKYFDGFAPDAISKERAARWSDPAGGYYHAMHPAFWGDFTWRITGKDADGNPQLEGGWQNNRGAAAHEQVRFVENIFEELDAPGEWFLNSKTHTLYFYPPAGLDLTKAIVEATRLRTLVEFHGDEAHPVKWIALRGLVFRQAARTVMDTREPLLRSDWAIYRGGAIFFNGAEDCALLDSFIDQVGGNAVFVNNYNRRVSILGTQIAKAGASGICFVGDPQAARSPLFNYYQVQDLDKIDRTPGPKGNNYPADCLVEDCLIHLTGRVEKQTAGVEIDLAQSITVRHCSIYDMPRSGINIGDGCWGGHVIEFCDIFDTVKETGDHGSFNSWGRDRFWRPNIDEVNAWVKQAPKLPLLDVVKPIVLANNRWRCDHGWDIDLDDGSSNYVIKNNLCLRGGIKNREGFKRVVENNILVDGGYDPHVWYAECGDIFRRNIVWTDYRPANMPPPPWGEEMDFNLVHVPGATKNQPATRLQEQSGRDPHSIVADARFVDPVRGDYRVKVGSPALALGFVNFPMDQFGVRKPALKAIARTPQLPQAKITEGSAPITRAADPVTWLGTRVRNITSEGEMSAFGLPGVTGVLVLEIPAGSALAQAGLRKNDVILSVNDAKTADTAALRQQTPSSPAGSSLRLGVSRDQKEMVIKVVQ